A genomic stretch from Hirundo rustica isolate bHirRus1 chromosome 26, bHirRus1.pri.v3, whole genome shotgun sequence includes:
- the LOC131378455 gene encoding uncharacterized protein LOC131378455, which yields MDDILIATPSASQVDRVVLTVSETLKTNGFEITSAKIKEGPCVTFLGAGISSSYITPPQIKIRQDIKTLHGMQQLVGSLQWLHNIVLIPPEVMDPLNDLLRGKNSWEQKTLTPEVTSSLDFIEQQMSVSMLTRWNADAPIDLYVHFTKKEGVGALAQGPPNKTQPIQWVVLGKSSRAFSLGIECLGSLIMKGRKVVLKHLGVEPAKRYLPLRKQLSVQSTTISEHLAIALAGFGGEIRYAAKLGLGCLRSLTLISRRKSSTDHSQDRRSSQTHLR from the coding sequence ATGGATGACATCCTGATTGCCACGCCATCAGCGAGCCAGGTAGACCGGGTAGTGTTGACAGTCTCAGagaccttaaaaacaaatggttttgaaatcacaagtgcaaaaataaaagagggaCCATGTGTAACCTTTCTAGGAGCAGGGATTTCAAGCTCCTACATAACCCCTCCTCAGATAAAAATCCGCCAAGACATCAAGACGCTCCATGGCATGCAGCAGCTGGTAGGATCTCTACAATGGCTCCACAACATCGTCCTGATCCCTCCCGAGGTCATGGACCCCCTAAATGACCTTCTCAGGGGGAAAAACTCATGGGAGCAGAAAACTCTGACACCAGAAGTGACAAGCTCACTCGATTTTATCGAACAGCAAATGTCAGTGAGCATGCTCACAAGATGGAACGCAGACGCACCAATCGATTTATACGTCcactttacaaaaaaagaggGAGTAGGAGCACTGGCCCAAGGGCCCCCCAACAAAACCCAGCCAATACAATGGGTGGTCTTAGGAAAATCGTCACGTGCATTTTCCCTGGGAATTGAGTGTCTTGGCAGCCTCATCATGAAAGGCAGGAAAGTTGTCCTAAAGCACTTAGGCGTTGAACCTGCCAAGAGATATCTGCCCTTACGCAAGCAGCTTTCCGTGCAGTCGACAACAATATCAGAGCATCTGGCCATAGCCCTTGCTGGTTTTGGAGGAGAGATTCGCTATGCAGCAAAACTTGGACTCGGCTGCTTGCGATCGTTGACATTGATCTCCCGCCGAAAATCGTCGACCGACCACAGCCAGGACCGACGATCTTCACAGACGCATCTTCGCTAA